A window of Chitinophagales bacterium contains these coding sequences:
- a CDS encoding GNAT family N-acetyltransferase: MTTPPPFVYRPLQSQDEDLLLDYLEKLSPQTRHRFGPHPYDRQAIRDFYKPENQHLGFVAIEPQQPSIIAYAIIKYGFLPHDAPRLEGYGLELNAFTDCTFAPSVADEWQGRGIGSGLFDFILTGLKAQGKKRLILWGGVQASNERAITYYLKKGFRILGEFEYHGQNLDMVLDII; encoded by the coding sequence ATGACCACACCACCCCCCTTTGTATACCGCCCACTCCAATCACAGGATGAAGACCTGCTCCTGGATTATCTCGAAAAATTGAGCCCGCAGACGCGGCATCGGTTTGGACCTCACCCCTACGATAGACAGGCCATCCGCGATTTTTATAAACCCGAAAATCAACACCTGGGATTTGTAGCCATAGAACCCCAACAACCATCCATCATTGCCTATGCCATTATCAAATACGGCTTTCTTCCCCATGATGCACCCAGATTGGAAGGCTATGGCCTGGAGCTAAACGCCTTTACTGACTGCACCTTTGCCCCTTCGGTAGCCGATGAATGGCAGGGCCGTGGCATCGGAAGCGGGTTATTTGATTTTATACTAACCGGGTTAAAAGCACAAGGGAAAAAACGTTTGATTCTCTGGGGCGGCGTACAGGCTTCGAATGAAAGGGCGATTACTTACTACCTGAAAAAGGGCTTTCGCATACTGGGCGAGTTTGAATATCATGGCCAAAACCTGGATATGGTGCTGGATATTATCTGA
- a CDS encoding ATP-binding protein yields MAVTPIQKDSSILRPRARIIKTIGEELISDDKVALLELVKNSYDADASIITIKFSGRVVSEKDGRKMVNKIVKEGSSITIYDDGSGMSIDTIKNAWMEPATISKKLSKISTLKGRRYTGEKGIGRFASAKLSSNLQIITKVKEDNEVIVDFDWSDFDNNELYLDEVKCKWEVREPIVYPRDLHGTTLVLTNLNSDWDEDKIRQFRIALQRLINPVSPILDFLIELDLPKEFDSYSGIVESPESLKRSNYSIKGTVDNNGVPSITFTSKKKGEIKLTDFVLLKKDEKFLTGSFDFDFRVWDLDTDSLDELAKETDSTKKYVRDALKEIAGISIYRDGFRVLPYGDPKFDWARLDLRRVNNPTMRISNNQIIGFISIELDKNPDFVDQSNREGLVDSDAFEQLKDFILRILNQLEDKRYQERPRENENNDNRDGLFNRFSLSPVVELVQNKLPNDKEANELIAKTEATIQEGVKKIQDVLSRYRRLTTLGLLIDIILHDGNNFLANIDSSAHLLGKELGKNEIDKKQVSAHLNNINEGRKVLAQLFKRIEPFGGRKRGRPKDIILENAITNVFELYKREFSKLNISYILPSSKNLVRIDDGELQMIFVNLVQNSMYWLETISSERKIQVDIERTDDELSVVFSDSGPGIKEEHQQIIFDPYFSTRPDGIGLGLTIIGELVTEYNGSFTLIANGPLDGATFKITFRRRI; encoded by the coding sequence ATGGCAGTTACTCCAATACAAAAAGACTCATCAATTTTAAGACCAAGGGCAAGGATTATAAAGACCATTGGAGAAGAATTAATCAGTGATGACAAGGTCGCACTTCTTGAGTTGGTCAAAAACAGCTATGACGCTGACGCTTCAATAATAACTATAAAATTCTCTGGTCGCGTAGTTAGTGAAAAAGATGGCCGGAAAATGGTAAATAAAATTGTTAAAGAAGGGAGTAGCATAACTATTTATGATGATGGTAGCGGGATGTCGATAGATACAATAAAGAATGCCTGGATGGAACCTGCAACAATATCCAAGAAATTATCAAAGATATCCACTTTAAAAGGAAGACGGTATACGGGCGAAAAGGGAATCGGTCGATTTGCTTCTGCAAAACTTTCTAGTAACCTCCAAATAATTACAAAGGTAAAAGAGGATAATGAAGTAATTGTTGATTTTGATTGGAGTGACTTTGACAACAATGAACTATATCTTGATGAAGTGAAATGCAAATGGGAAGTGAGAGAGCCTATCGTATATCCGCGGGATCTCCACGGAACAACGCTTGTTCTTACTAATCTTAATTCGGATTGGGATGAAGACAAAATTAGACAATTTCGTATTGCGTTACAACGCCTAATAAATCCAGTATCGCCTATTTTGGATTTTTTGATTGAACTAGATTTACCAAAAGAGTTTGATTCCTATTCAGGTATTGTCGAATCACCCGAATCATTGAAGCGTTCCAACTATTCGATTAAGGGAACTGTGGATAATAACGGTGTTCCTTCCATCACTTTTACAAGCAAGAAAAAAGGCGAAATTAAACTCACGGATTTTGTTCTATTGAAAAAAGACGAAAAATTCCTTACAGGTTCATTTGATTTTGACTTCAGAGTTTGGGATTTGGACACTGATTCATTAGATGAATTGGCAAAGGAAACTGATTCAACAAAAAAATATGTTCGAGACGCACTTAAGGAAATTGCTGGGATAAGTATCTATAGAGATGGGTTTCGGGTTCTTCCTTATGGTGATCCGAAATTTGATTGGGCCAGATTAGATTTGCGTAGGGTAAATAACCCAACCATGAGAATTAGTAATAATCAGATTATTGGGTTTATTTCAATAGAACTCGATAAAAATCCTGATTTTGTAGACCAAAGCAACAGGGAAGGGCTCGTTGACAGCGATGCATTTGAACAACTTAAGGATTTTATATTGCGAATCCTTAATCAACTTGAAGATAAAAGGTATCAGGAAAGGCCAAGGGAAAATGAAAATAATGATAATCGCGATGGACTCTTTAACCGCTTTTCCCTTAGCCCTGTAGTAGAACTTGTACAAAACAAGCTTCCAAATGATAAGGAGGCAAACGAGCTAATTGCCAAAACCGAAGCCACTATACAAGAAGGTGTTAAGAAAATTCAAGATGTTCTTTCAAGATATAGACGACTAACAACACTTGGTTTGTTAATTGATATTATTCTGCACGACGGAAACAATTTTCTTGCAAATATTGATAGTTCTGCCCATTTACTTGGGAAAGAGCTAGGGAAAAATGAAATTGATAAAAAGCAAGTAAGTGCCCATCTTAATAATATCAACGAGGGAAGAAAGGTTCTTGCACAACTATTTAAACGCATTGAACCCTTTGGAGGGAGGAAGCGAGGTAGACCAAAAGACATTATTCTTGAAAATGCAATTACAAATGTCTTTGAACTTTATAAAAGAGAATTTTCCAAGCTTAACATTTCTTACATATTACCATCATCTAAAAATCTAGTCCGAATTGATGATGGTGAACTTCAAATGATTTTTGTAAATCTTGTTCAGAACTCAATGTATTGGTTGGAAACAATTTCTTCTGAAAGAAAAATTCAGGTTGATATTGAAAGAACCGATGATGAGCTTTCCGTTGTATTTAGCGATAGTGGCCCGGGAATAAAGGAGGAACATCAGCAGATAATTTTTGACCCGTATTTCAGCACAAGACCCGACGGAATTGGTTTAGGCCTTACAATTATTGGTGAATTAGTGACTGAATATAATGGCAGCTTTACACTTATTGCTAATGGACCACTTGATGGAGCAACATTCAAAATAACATTCAGACGAAGAATCTAA